In Streptomyces sp. NBC_00433, a single genomic region encodes these proteins:
- a CDS encoding acetyltransferase, with protein MTGRRVQGGGATVTPAESGTEDTLDLTLPPQFLALFAARDTPPSGQASGPRSCGSAVDAAPGLVGDIERWSDAATPAGVFRLVPVDGVRDLALVSRWMNDPVVADFWELAGDPAVTGRHLDAQLGGDGRSIPCLGLLDGTPMSYWEVYRADLDPLARCYPARPQDTGVHLLIGGAADRGRGLGSILIRAVADLILDQRPGCGRVVSEPDLRNTPSVAAFLAAGFRLSAEADLPGKRAALMIRDRAMRHLL; from the coding sequence CTGACCGGCCGCCGGGTGCAGGGAGGAGGAGCCACCGTGACACCCGCGGAATCGGGCACCGAGGACACCCTCGATCTGACGCTGCCACCGCAATTCCTCGCGCTCTTCGCGGCCCGCGACACCCCGCCGAGCGGGCAGGCCTCCGGCCCCCGGTCCTGCGGCTCGGCCGTCGACGCCGCTCCCGGCCTGGTCGGCGACATCGAGCGCTGGTCCGACGCGGCCACGCCTGCCGGGGTCTTCCGCCTCGTGCCGGTCGACGGCGTACGCGACCTCGCCCTCGTCAGCAGGTGGATGAACGACCCGGTGGTCGCGGACTTCTGGGAGCTGGCCGGGGACCCGGCGGTGACCGGGCGGCATCTGGACGCCCAACTCGGCGGCGACGGCCGCAGCATCCCCTGCCTCGGCCTGCTCGACGGCACCCCCATGAGCTACTGGGAGGTCTACCGCGCCGACCTCGATCCGCTCGCCCGGTGCTACCCCGCCAGGCCGCAGGACACCGGTGTCCACCTGCTCATCGGCGGTGCGGCCGACCGCGGCCGCGGGCTCGGCAGCATCCTCATCAGGGCGGTCGCCGACCTGATCCTGGACCAACGGCCCGGCTGCGGCCGGGTGGTCTCGGAACCCGACCTGCGCAACACCCCCTCCGTGGCGGCTTTTCTCGCCGCGGGCTTCCGGCTGTCCGCGGAGGCCGACCTGCCGGGCAAGCGCGCCGCCCTGATGATCCGCGACCGCGCCATGCGCCACCTGCTCTGA
- a CDS encoding protein kinase — protein MAAGEVGVGTVLSGRYRLEQFLGGGGFGQVYAAVDQGLGRRVAVKVLTLRAEWADVERSERQGRFRREALAAAALSHPNVATIHDAGEHEGRPFIVMELLSGTDFRNVLLDRGGLPVADVLAYGAQVCAGLQHAHERGLVHRDIKPENLMLLPDGVVKICDFGLVAPQDPNVTRYTEPQALLGSPPYFTPEQAQGGEVTAQSDLYSLGCVLYAMLAEGPPFTAGNYIGYAYLHVHEEPEPIVNRRPEVPPELAQLVHQLLAKAPRDRPAGAAEVGARLRAMMRPAALRRTPTALDRGARHLVWTLIEEGEALLAAGRFHDADDRYWQARQQILRQGADNEPASFAALFGRARALEGLNGVAATRRQLEDLAGSAAEALGADHPLARCTAAYASVRAAH, from the coding sequence GTGGCAGCAGGCGAAGTCGGTGTCGGTACGGTCCTCAGCGGCCGCTACCGGCTGGAGCAGTTCCTGGGCGGCGGCGGTTTCGGGCAGGTCTACGCGGCGGTCGACCAGGGACTGGGCCGCCGGGTCGCGGTGAAGGTGCTGACGCTGCGCGCCGAGTGGGCGGACGTCGAACGCAGCGAGCGGCAGGGGCGTTTCCGCCGGGAGGCGCTCGCGGCGGCCGCGCTGAGCCACCCCAACGTGGCGACGATCCATGATGCGGGCGAGCACGAAGGGCGCCCCTTCATCGTGATGGAGTTGCTGTCCGGCACCGACTTCCGCAATGTGCTGCTGGACCGTGGCGGACTGCCGGTGGCGGATGTGCTGGCGTACGGCGCGCAGGTCTGCGCCGGTCTGCAGCACGCCCATGAGCGCGGCCTGGTGCACCGCGACATCAAACCCGAGAATCTGATGCTGCTCCCGGACGGCGTCGTCAAAATCTGCGACTTCGGCCTTGTCGCCCCGCAGGATCCGAACGTGACGCGGTATACCGAGCCGCAGGCGCTGCTGGGCTCGCCGCCGTATTTCACGCCCGAGCAGGCGCAGGGCGGCGAGGTGACCGCGCAGTCGGACCTGTATTCGCTGGGCTGCGTCCTCTACGCCATGCTTGCGGAAGGGCCGCCGTTCACCGCGGGGAATTACATCGGCTACGCATATCTCCACGTGCACGAGGAGCCGGAACCGATCGTGAACCGGCGCCCCGAAGTGCCGCCGGAACTGGCGCAGCTGGTGCACCAGTTGCTCGCCAAGGCGCCCCGGGACCGTCCCGCCGGTGCCGCCGAGGTGGGCGCGCGGCTGCGCGCGATGATGCGGCCCGCGGCACTGCGGCGGACCCCGACGGCCCTGGACCGCGGTGCCCGGCATCTGGTGTGGACGCTGATCGAGGAGGGCGAGGCGCTGCTCGCCGCCGGCCGCTTCCACGACGCCGACGACAGGTACTGGCAGGCGCGGCAGCAGATCCTGCGCCAGGGCGCGGACAACGAGCCCGCGTCCTTTGCCGCGCTCTTCGGCCGGGCACGGGCGCTCGAGGGCCTCAACGGCGTCGCGGCGACCCGCCGGCAGTTGGAGGACCTGGCGGGGAGCGCCGCGGAGGCGCTGGGCGCGGACCATCCGCTCGCCCGGTGCACCGCCGCCTACGCGTCGGTCAGAGCAGCACACTGA
- a CDS encoding FHA domain-containing protein, which produces MREETGVGSCPECGTPGAFAGQLVCQGCFVPFALMPSAHAAAAPPPSSTAPTERLPRPGTPRPPTPGAGSAPSVPPKAAPDAEYTRVINVVPGALPRPARTRRDAPLDALRLRFPSGDIVEVAPGYSIRLGRDPQLCPAVTFLAERDNLSRIHARVGVDADGSAWITDEDSTNGTYVRGYRLTANDRTPLRPGDTFRLAADVHVSVLL; this is translated from the coding sequence ATGCGCGAGGAAACGGGCGTCGGATCCTGCCCGGAATGCGGCACGCCGGGCGCCTTCGCCGGCCAGCTGGTCTGCCAGGGCTGCTTCGTGCCCTTCGCCCTGATGCCCTCGGCGCACGCCGCGGCCGCCCCGCCGCCGTCCTCGACGGCCCCGACGGAACGCCTGCCGAGGCCCGGTACACCCCGGCCGCCCACGCCGGGAGCCGGGTCGGCCCCGAGCGTGCCGCCGAAGGCCGCGCCGGACGCCGAATACACCCGGGTCATCAACGTTGTCCCCGGCGCCCTGCCCCGGCCCGCACGGACCCGCAGGGACGCCCCCCTGGACGCCCTGCGACTGCGCTTCCCCAGCGGCGACATCGTCGAGGTGGCCCCCGGCTACTCGATCCGGCTCGGCCGCGACCCGCAGCTCTGCCCGGCCGTCACCTTCCTCGCCGAGCGCGACAACCTGTCACGTATCCACGCACGGGTCGGAGTCGACGCCGACGGCTCGGCATGGATCACCGACGAGGACTCGACCAACGGCACCTACGTACGCGGCTACCGGCTCACGGCGAACGACAGGACACCGCTGCGGCCGGGGGACACCTTCCGGCTCGCCGCCGACGTCCACGTCAGTGTGCTGCTCTGA
- a CDS encoding IucA/IucC family siderophore biosynthesis protein — translation MISSPLSPDSAAWQRAARRLLAKLLAEFAYEEVIVPEAEPAEGPTAYRLRLSDTLTYRFHARRGAYGSWRVDQASIVPDGDPLHFISQAHEAVLGLSGDTTGHLIRELLATLCADLRLDAGALSAAELADLDYAELEGHQTGHPWLVANKGRIGFSDADAARWAPEARGQHRLPWIAVHHSLARYRGVVTLATPDLLYADEIPSDTLDAFRHTIAERRRAPADYLLLPVHPWQWEHVVLPLFAPAVADGTIIALGTDNDLRSPQQSIRTFLNTSRPYRRTVKLPLSVLNTLVWRGLPTERTLAAPAVTAWVHGLRAGDPFLRDETRVILLGEVASVTVAHPQYDRLPTVPYQYRELLGCIWREPLSTYLEPGERARTLAALLHTDPDGRSFTAELVARSGVAPAVWLRHLFGALLPPLLHFLYRYGTVFSPHGENAIVVFDEHDLPVRLAVKDFVDDINVSADALPEHATMPDDVREVLLTEAPGFLTQFIHSGLFVGVLRYLAPLCEDQMGVAEADFWGLVRDEIIRYQERFPHLKERFASFDLLTPHIARLCLNRNRLHLDGYRDRSERPHAAVHGTVPNPLHAV, via the coding sequence GTGATCAGCTCCCCTCTTTCCCCCGACTCTGCCGCCTGGCAGCGCGCGGCCCGGCGCCTGCTGGCGAAGCTGCTCGCCGAATTCGCCTACGAGGAGGTGATCGTCCCGGAAGCGGAGCCCGCGGAAGGGCCGACGGCCTACCGCCTGCGGCTCAGCGACACACTGACCTACCGCTTCCACGCCCGCAGGGGCGCCTACGGCAGCTGGCGGGTGGACCAGGCGAGCATCGTGCCCGACGGCGATCCGCTGCACTTCATCAGCCAGGCGCACGAGGCTGTGCTCGGCCTGAGCGGGGACACCACCGGCCACCTCATCCGCGAGCTCCTCGCCACGCTGTGCGCCGACCTGCGCCTGGACGCCGGCGCGCTGTCCGCCGCCGAACTGGCCGACCTGGACTACGCGGAGCTGGAAGGGCACCAGACGGGCCACCCCTGGCTGGTCGCGAACAAGGGGCGTATCGGATTCTCGGACGCCGACGCGGCCCGCTGGGCGCCCGAGGCCCGCGGGCAGCACCGCCTGCCGTGGATCGCCGTGCACCACAGCCTCGCCCGATACCGCGGTGTCGTCACGCTGGCCACCCCCGATCTGCTCTACGCGGACGAGATCCCGTCGGACACACTCGACGCCTTCCGCCACACCATCGCCGAGCGCCGCCGCGCCCCGGCCGACTACCTGCTGCTGCCGGTGCACCCCTGGCAGTGGGAGCACGTGGTCCTGCCGCTCTTCGCTCCCGCCGTCGCCGACGGGACCATCATCGCCCTCGGCACCGACAACGACCTCAGATCGCCCCAGCAGTCCATCAGGACCTTCCTCAACACCAGCCGCCCGTACCGCCGTACGGTCAAGCTGCCGCTGTCGGTGCTCAACACCCTGGTGTGGCGCGGCCTGCCCACCGAGCGCACCCTCGCCGCGCCCGCCGTCACCGCGTGGGTGCACGGGCTGCGCGCCGGCGATCCGTTCCTGCGCGACGAGACGCGGGTGATCCTGCTGGGCGAGGTCGCCTCGGTGACCGTGGCGCACCCGCAGTACGACCGGCTGCCGACCGTTCCGTACCAATACCGCGAACTGCTGGGCTGCATCTGGCGCGAGCCGCTGTCCACGTACCTCGAACCGGGTGAGCGCGCGCGCACCCTGGCCGCGCTGCTGCACACCGACCCGGACGGCCGCTCCTTCACCGCGGAGCTGGTGGCACGCTCGGGTGTCGCCCCGGCCGTCTGGCTGCGGCACCTCTTCGGCGCGCTGCTGCCCCCGCTGCTGCACTTCCTCTACCGCTACGGCACGGTCTTCTCCCCGCACGGCGAGAACGCCATCGTCGTCTTCGACGAGCACGACCTCCCCGTGCGGCTCGCGGTCAAGGACTTCGTCGACGACATCAACGTCAGCGCGGACGCGCTCCCCGAGCACGCCACGATGCCCGACGACGTCCGGGAGGTGCTGCTGACCGAGGCGCCCGGATTCCTCACCCAGTTCATCCACTCGGGCCTCTTCGTCGGCGTCCTGCGCTATCTCGCGCCCCTGTGCGAGGACCAGATGGGCGTGGCGGAAGCCGATTTCTGGGGCCTGGTGCGCGACGAGATCATCCGCTACCAGGAACGTTTCCCCCATCTCAAGGAACGATTCGCCAGCTTCGACCTGCTCACCCCACACATCGCCCGCCTGTGCCTGAACCGCAACCGGCTGCACCTCGACGGCTACCGGGACCGGTCCGAGCGGCCGCACGCGGCGGTTCACGGCACCGTGCCCAACCCGTTGCACGCGGTCTGA